The following are encoded in a window of Pongo abelii isolate AG06213 chromosome 16, NHGRI_mPonAbe1-v2.0_pri, whole genome shotgun sequence genomic DNA:
- the LOC100453713 gene encoding inositol hexakisphosphate and diphosphoinositol-pentakisphosphate kinase 1-like, whose amino-acid sequence MYLYLSCSFLVLFLSLPLVSLFPVSIPGFPLDKAVAYSKLRNPFLINDLAMQYYIQDRREVYRILQEEGIDLPRYAVLNRDPARPEECNLIEGEDQVEVNGAVFPKPFVEKPVSAEDHNVYIYYPSSAGGGSQRLFRKIGSRSSVYSPESSVRKTGSYIYEEFMPTDGTDVKVYTVGPDYAHAEARKSPALDGKVERDSEGKEIRYPVMLTAMEKLVARKVCVAFKQTVCGFDLLRANGHSFVCDVNGFSFVKNSMKYYDDCAKILGNTIMRELAPQFQIPWSIPTEAEDIPIVPTTSGTMMELRCVIAIIRHGDRTPKQKMKMEVKHPRFFALFEKHGGYKTGKLKLKRPEQLQEVLDITRLLLAELEKEPGGEIEEKTGKLEQLKSVLEMYGHFSGINQKVQLTYYPHGVKASNEGQDPQRETLAPSLLLVLKWGGELTPAGRVQAEELGRAFRCMYPGGQGDYAGFPGCGLLRLHSTFRHDLKIYASDEGRVQMTAAAFAKGLLALEGELTPILVQMVKSANMNGLLDSDGDSLSSCQHRVKARLHHILQQDAPFGPEDYDELAPTRSTSLLNSMTVIQNPVKVCDQVFALIENLTHQIRERMQDPRSVDLQLYHSETLELMLQRWSKLERDFRQKSGRYDISKIPDIYDCVKYDVQHNGSLGLQGTAELLRLSKALADVVIPQEYGISREEKLEIAVGFCLPLLRKILLDLQRTHEDESVNKLHPLCYLRYSRGVLSPGRHVRTRLYFTSESHVHSLLSVFRYGGLLDETQDAQWQRALDYLSAISELNYMTQIVIMLYEDNTQDPLSEERFHVELHFSPGVKGVEEEGSAPAGCGFRPASSENEEMKTSESSMENLCPGKASDEPDRALQTSPQPLEGPGLPRRSPLIRNRKAGSTEVLSETSSSRPGGTGSFRLHGHPQK is encoded by the exons ATGTATTTGTATCTCTCTTGCTCTTTTCtcgttctctttctctcccttcctttggTCTCTTTATTTCCTGTCTCCATTCCAGGCTTTCCTCTGGACAAAGCTGTGGCTTACTCCAAGCTTCGAAACCCCTTTCTTATCAATGATCTGGCCATGCAGTATTACATCCAAGATAG GAGGGAGGTGTACCGGATCCTGCAGGAAGAGGGTATTGATCTGCCTCGATATGCTGTGCTCAACCGTGATCCTGCCCGGCCTGAGG AATGCAACCTGATAGAAGGTGAAGACCAAGTAGAGGTCAATGGAGCTGTCTTTCCCAAGCCCTTTGTGGAAAAGCCAGTGAGTGCAGAAGACCACAATGTTTACATCTACTACCCCAGCTCAGCTGGAGGAGGAAGCCAGCGTCTCTTTCGTAAG aTTGGCAGCCGAAGCAGTGTTTACTCTCCTGAGAGCAGCGTCCGAAAGACGGGGTCGTACATCTATGAGGAGTTTATGCCAACAGATGGCACAGATGTCAAG GTGTATACAGTGGGGCCAGATTATGCCCATGCTGAAGCTAGAAAATCTCCAGCTTTGGATGGGAAGGTTGAACGAGACAGTGAGGGGAAAGAGATTCGATATCCAGTCATGCTGACTGCCATGGAAAAGCTGGTGGCCAGGAAAGTCTGCGTAGCTTTCAAG CAAACAGTTTGTGGATTTGACCTTCTTCGTGCCAATGGTCATTCCTTTGTGTGTGATGTCAATGGCTTTAGTTTTGTCAAGAACTCGATGAAATACTACGATGACTGTGCCAAGATTCTGGG GAACACCATAATGCGGGAGCTTGCCCCACAGTTCCAGATTCCATGGTCCATCCCCACGGAGGCTGAGGACATTCCCATTGTTCCCACCACATCTGGCACTAt GATGGAACTTCGTTGTGTCATTGCAATTATTCGTCATGGGGATCGTACTCCCAAGCAGAAGATGAAGATGGAAGTGAAACACCCAAG GTTTTTTGCTCTGTTTGAAAAACATGGTGGCTACAAGACAGGGAAATTAAAACTCAAGCGACCTGAGCAGCTCCAG GAGGTGCTGGATATCACAAGGCTGTTGTTGGCTGAACTGGAGAAAGAACCAGGTGGTGAGATCGAGGAGAAGACTGGAAAACTAGAGCAGCTGAAGTCTGTATTGGAGAT GTATGGTCACTTCTCAGGTATAAACCAGAAGGTACAATTGACTTACTACCCTCATGGAGTAAAAGCTTCTAATGAGGGGCAAG ATCCACAGAGGGAAACTCTGGCCCCATCTCTGTTGCTGGTACTGAAGTGGGGTGGAGAACTGACTCCTGCTGGCCGTGTTCAGGCTGAGGAGCTGGGGCGAGCTTTTCGCTGCATGTACCCTGGAGGACAGG GTGACTATGCTGGCTTCCCTGGTTGTGGGCTGCTTCGTCTCCATAGCACTTTCCGCCACGATCTCAAGATCTATGCCTCTGATGAGGGTCGTGTTCAGATGACTGCTGCTGCCTTCGCCAAG GGCCTTCTGGCTCTAGAAGGGGAGCTGACACCCATTTTGGTGCAAATGGTGAAGAGTGCCAACATGAATGGGCTACTGGACAGCGATGGGGATTCCTTGAGCAGCTGCCAGCACCGGGTGAAGGCTCGGCTGCACCATATTCTACAGCAGGATGCGCCCTTTGGCCCTGAGGACTACGATGAG CTGGCTCCCACCAGAAGTACTTCCCTGCTCAACTCCATGACTGTCATCCAGAATCCTGTGAAGGTCTGTGATCAGGTATTTGCCCTGATCGAAAACCTCACCCACCAGATCCGGGAACGAATGCAGGACCCCAGGTCTGTAG ACCTGCAGCTCTACCACAGTGAGACACTAGAGCTAATGCTACAGCGTTGGAGCAAGCTGGAGCGTGACTTTCGACAGAAGAGTGGGCGCTATGATATCAGTAAGATCCCTGACATCTATGACTGTGTCAAGTATGATGTGCAGCACAATGGGAGTCTGGGACTTCAAGGCACAGCAGAGTTGCTCCGTCTCTCTAAGGCACTGGCTGATGTGGTCATTCCCCAG GAGTACGGGATCAGTCGGGAGGAGAAACTGGAAATTGCTGTGGGCTTCTGTCTTCCACTGTTGCGGAAGATACTACTTGACCTGCAGAGAACCCACGAGGATGAGTCTGTCAACAAGCTGCATCCCCT CTGTTATCTCAGGTACTCCCGAGGCGTGCTCTCCCCAGGTCGCCACGTTCGAACGCGTCTCTATTTCACCAGTGAAAGCCACGTCCACTCCCTGCTCAGTGTCTTCCGTTATGGAGGACTTCTTGAT GAGACCCAGGATGCACAATGGCAGCGAGCTTTGGATTATCTTAGTGCCATCTCAGAGCTTAACTACATGACCCAGATTGTCATCATGCTTTATGAGGACAACACACAG GATCCCTTATCCGAGGAACGGTTCCATGTGGAGCTACACTTCAGCCCTGGAGTGAAAGGTGTTGAGGAAGAAGGCAGTGCCCCAGCTGGCTGTGGATTCCGTCCAGCCTCTTCTGAG AATGAGGAGATGAAAACCAGCGAAAGCAGTATGGAGAACCTGTGTCCAGGAAAGGCATCAGATGAGCCAGACCGGGCATTGCAGACTTCACCCCAGCCTCTTGAGGGCCCTGGCCTCCCGAGGAGATCACCCCTCATTCGTAACCGAAAAGCTGGTTCCACGGAG GTACTTTCTGAGACTTCATCCTCGAGGCCTGGTGGCACCGGCTCTTTTCGTCTTCACGGCCACCCACAGAAATGA